Proteins found in one Sorghum bicolor cultivar BTx623 chromosome 1, Sorghum_bicolor_NCBIv3, whole genome shotgun sequence genomic segment:
- the LOC8065180 gene encoding protein RESPONSE TO LOW SULFUR 4, translating to MMTRKVAGGEAEEMKRRNAELERAVAEAAAREERLRRELEAALARLAVAEEAEERLCVQLGELEAEAVEQAIEYQERVRALSERLAFADGVLRSSGIRGFAAAGASTSRMD from the coding sequence ATGATGACGAGAAAAGTGGCCGGCGGGGAGGCGGAGGAGATGAAGCGGAGGAACGCCGAGCTGGAGAGGGCGgtcgcggaggcggcggcgagggaggagcggctgcggcgGGAGCTGGAGGCGGCCCTGGCGCGGCTGGCGGTGGCCGAGGAGGCCGAGGAGCGCCTGTGCGTGCAGCTCGGCGAGCTGGAGGCCGAGGCCGTGGAGCAGGCCATCGAGTACCAGGAGCGTGTCAGGGCGCTGTCCGAGCGCCTCGCCTTCGCCGACGGCGTGCTCAGGTCGTCCGGGATCCGGGgcttcgccgccgccggcgcatcCACCTCGAGGATGGATTGA